TGAAGCTGATGAAATGTTAAATATGGGATTCATTGATGATATTGAATCAATATTAAAAGGAGCAAATAAGGAAAGACAAACGTTATTATTCTCCGCAACAATGCCAGCTGAAATTAAAAAGTTAGCTAAAAGATATATGAAACCAGAATCTCAACATATATCAATTGTAAAAAATACTATTACTGGTTCAACAGTAAGTCAATTCTACTTTGAAGTTAAAAATAAAGATAGATTTGAAACATTATGTAGAGTTATAGATGTAGATGAACCAACTGCTGCAATTATATTCTGTAAGACTAAAAGAGGCGTTGATGAGTTAGTAGAATCAATGCAAAGTAGAGGTTATAGTGTCGAAGGAATGCACGGGGATATGACACAAAACCATAGAATGAATACTCTTAGAAAATTTAAAGAAGGAAGTTTAGAGTTCTTAATTGCTACAGATGTTGCCGCAAGAGGTATTGATGTAGAAAATGTATCACATGTTATAAATTATGATTTACCACAAGATACTGAAAGTTATGTTCATAGAATTGGTAGAACTGGAAGAGCTAACAGAGAAGGTATTGCATATACTTTAGTTACAGCTAGAGAATATATGACTTTAAAACAAATAGAAAGAACTACTAAAGGTAAAATTAAAAGAAAAGAAATACCAACAATTGATGATATATTTTATGCTAAATATAAAAACATATGTGAGAGAGTTCAAGAGACTTTAAATGGAGAAGATTATAAAAAGTTTGTTCCAATGGTTACTGAGTTAGATGAAGAATATAATCTTATAGAAGTTTCAGCGGCATTAATGAGTATGATATATAGTAAAGAAGTTTCTTTTGATTATACTAAGAACTCAATAGGCTCATCTAAATCAAAACAAGTAAGATTATTCTTATCAGTAGGAAAAATAGATAGAGTAAATCCAAAGACAATTTTAAGTTTATTGAATCAAGCTAATGTGTATAAAGAAGATGTCGGAGAAATAGATTTATTTGATAAGTTTAGCTTTGTAGATGTTTCAGAAAGAGTCTTAACATCTATAATGGATAAGTGTAATGGTAAGAGAGTTAATGGACGTAGAGTTAGAATAGAAGTGGCTAAAGGTAGATAATCTATCATTATATTAAGTAATAAGAATGGGGATGTCACAATAACGATTAAATTTCGTCAGTGAGATTCCCTTTCTGATTTTTACTGTTAAACATAAGTTTATATAGTATATTATGCTACAGTAGTATTTCTATTGTATAGTTATAGATCTATGATATAATTATAAAATGATGAAAAAGTTTTCATGAACATTGGAATATAATATATTGACATGAAAATGACATAAAAGTTCGGTATAATCTACAAAGAAATATACTGATTTTGTTCATGCAAAAATTAAATGTTTTATAGGGATAAATAATACTATATATACTATGAAGTATTGTGAGAAGCAGTTTATCATATAAAACAAAGAAGGTGGAGGAAATAAAATTGAAGAAAATAAGAAATACAGTTATTGCTATTGGTCTTATATTTGCAACTATGGGATTAACATCATGTGCTGTGCTAGAAAAGACTGATAAAGCTAAAGGAAAACAAATAGTTGCAAAGGTTGGAGATACTGTAATAAAGAGATCTCAAGTAGAGAGTGAATTAAAAGATTATGAAGCAACTCTAATAGAAAACTATGGAGAAGATTTTCTTAAGGATGATACAGCAAAATCATACTATGAATCTGCAAAACAAAGTAAATTAGATGAATTAGTTTATAATGAATTGGTACAGATGTATATAAAAGATAATAATATCGAAGTTAACGATGAGGATAAAGAAAAATATGTTGACGAACAAATGGAATATTATAAGAGTGCTTTAGGGGCTACTGATGATGATTTTGAAGAAAAGGCAAAGGCTCAATTTAATCTTACTTTAGATGAAATGAAAGAGGTATTAGGGGAAATGTATTATTCTAAAGTTGCTGGAGAACACTTATTAGAAGTAAGTTCTAATGAA
Above is a genomic segment from Clostridium bornimense containing:
- a CDS encoding DEAD/DEAH box helicase; its protein translation is MENIKFKELGLNENVLKSIDEMGFEEPSKIQEKVIPVLLEGHDVIGQAQTGTGKTLAFGAPVISNIPKGNHIKCLVLAPTRELAIQVNDELARIAKHSKTRILPVYGGQPIDRQIKAVKRGVDIIVGTPGRVLDLINKKVIDLSKLNFLILDEADEMLNMGFIDDIESILKGANKERQTLLFSATMPAEIKKLAKRYMKPESQHISIVKNTITGSTVSQFYFEVKNKDRFETLCRVIDVDEPTAAIIFCKTKRGVDELVESMQSRGYSVEGMHGDMTQNHRMNTLRKFKEGSLEFLIATDVAARGIDVENVSHVINYDLPQDTESYVHRIGRTGRANREGIAYTLVTAREYMTLKQIERTTKGKIKRKEIPTIDDIFYAKYKNICERVQETLNGEDYKKFVPMVTELDEEYNLIEVSAALMSMIYSKEVSFDYTKNSIGSSKSKQVRLFLSVGKIDRVNPKTILSLLNQANVYKEDVGEIDLFDKFSFVDVSERVLTSIMDKCNGKRVNGRRVRIEVAKGR
- a CDS encoding SurA N-terminal domain-containing protein, producing the protein MKKIRNTVIAIGLIFATMGLTSCAVLEKTDKAKGKQIVAKVGDTVIKRSQVESELKDYEATLIENYGEDFLKDDTAKSYYESAKQSKLDELVYNELVQMYIKDNNIEVNDEDKEKYVDEQMEYYKSALGATDDDFEEKAKAQFNLTLDEMKEVLGEMYYSKVAGEHLLEVSSNESAMEKYKEDNKEDYDAMENQKAVLYIVNSDKEKIEAAKKELDAGKSIDEIAATYSTDSGASNGGFFGFMDTDSEDMSSIDANFVEAVKNLNVGEKSDIVESTKDDDGNLKFGYFLIQIVDRETGLKYQLKQDILTNGVEAKLKSIYKDKLETDKYKDNLNN